The Anolis carolinensis isolate JA03-04 chromosome 1, rAnoCar3.1.pri, whole genome shotgun sequence genome window below encodes:
- the LOC100563705 gene encoding fibrinogen-like protein 1-like protein, protein MANKVPGLLCHLALCLCFFVHGDIAVTISTKDEVYAKIANKHMIANRDGATLLNVQKPVIYEEYLARDCRAAFLHGRRQNGLYVIRPRFSPLLVVYCDMEYDGGGWTVLHKNALKEKTTWSHNWNDYRIGFGDPLGNHWLGNEYIYLLTRGDAFTVRFVIIDGDGNTKYADYHSFRVDGEDTDYSLRLGNYSGNAGDALTSMGEAGIHDNMKFSAQDRDNDRRTTSNCALDNGGGWWFDNCYSAQLTNGNQIYWEGLCTETSNCKLASIMIKPNGKNCNIPSRY, encoded by the exons ATGGCAAACAAG GTTCCAGGATTGCTATGCCACCTAGCTCTttgcctgtgtttctttgttcatgGAGATATTGCCGTAACAATTTCAACAAAGGATGAGGTGTACGCAAAAATTGCCAACAAGCATATGATTGCAAACAGGGATGGCGCCACCCTGCTCAATGTCCAAAAGCCTGTGATTTATGAAG AGTACCTGGCAAGAGACTGCAGGGCTGCTTTCCTCCATGGTAGGAGGCAGAATGGTCTCTATGTTATCCGTCCCCGATTCTCTCCTTTACTGGTGGTCTACTGCGACATGGAGTATGATGGTGGTGGCTGGACAGTTCTGCACAAAAATGCTCTCAAAGAAAAGACCACTTGGTCACACAACTGGAATGATTATAGGATTGGTTTTGGGGATCCTTTAGGAAACCACTGGCTTGGAAATGAATATATCTACCTCTTAACTAGAGGTGATGCATTCACCGTGCGATTTGTCATAATTGACGGTGATGGAAATACCAAGTATGCCGATTACCATAGTTTTAGAGTGGACGGGGAAGATACTGATTATTCCTTGAGGCTAGGGAACTATTCAGGGAATGCAGGAGATGCCCTGACCTCTATGGGCGAAGCAGGAATCCATGACAACATGAAGTTTTCTGCCCAAGATCGGGATAATGACCGGAGGACCACTTCAAACTGTGCATTAGACAATGGTGGCGGCTGGTGGTTTGATAACTGCTATTCAGCTCAGCTAACCAATGGCAACCAGATTTACTGGGAAGGGCTGTGCACAGAGACTAGCAACTGCAAATTAGCATCCATCATGATTAAACCAAATGGGAAAAACTGCAACATTCCTTCAAGATATTAA